From one Cloacibacillus sp. genomic stretch:
- the rplT gene encoding 50S ribosomal protein L20, with translation MRVKGSSASRNKQKKLYSITKGFWGRKKNVYRRAREAYLHALTSAFAGRKLKKRDFRKLWIVRINAAARVNGIAYSALINGLKRANITINRKMLADLAVNDAPAFAQLVEKARAAL, from the coding sequence ATGCGAGTAAAGGGATCCAGCGCCAGCCGCAATAAGCAGAAAAAATTATACAGCATCACGAAGGGTTTTTGGGGCCGCAAGAAGAATGTCTACCGCCGCGCCCGCGAAGCCTACCTGCACGCGCTTACGAGCGCCTTCGCAGGCCGCAAGCTCAAGAAGCGTGACTTCCGCAAACTGTGGATAGTCCGTATCAACGCCGCCGCCCGCGTGAACGGCATCGCCTACAGCGCGCTCATCAACGGCCTCAAGAGAGCGAACATCACGATAAACCGCAAGATGCTCGCCGACCTCGCCGTCAATGACGCGCCCGCCTTCGCACAGCTTGTTGAAAAGGCGCGCGCGGCTCTGTAA
- the rpmI gene encoding 50S ribosomal protein L35 yields MPKMKTHSATKKRFKITGSGKVSFKKSGRGHLLSSKNSKRLRTLRKKGILPTGVEAHVKKMLPYA; encoded by the coding sequence ATGCCTAAGATGAAAACACATTCCGCAACGAAAAAGCGCTTTAAGATAACCGGTTCGGGCAAGGTGAGCTTTAAGAAGAGCGGCCGCGGACATCTTCTTTCTTCAAAGAACTCAAAGCGTCTCCGTACGCTGAGGAAGAAGGGTATTCTCCCGACAGGGGTAGAGGCGCACGTAAAGAAGATGCTCCCCTACGCGTAA